A single region of the Chryseobacterium sp. 6424 genome encodes:
- a CDS encoding type II 3-dehydroquinate dehydratase — translation MNILIINGPNLNLLGSREPEIYGTVSMESFLNELKSAFPQHQILYHQSNIEGEIINRLQENDFDALVINPGAFTHYSYAIADCLKNVRTPKVEVHISHIYQREEFRQKSVTAPNTDGVISGFGLEGYRLAILSLDKNI, via the coding sequence ATGAACATTTTAATCATTAACGGACCGAATCTTAACCTGCTGGGCAGCCGAGAGCCTGAAATATATGGTACTGTTTCCATGGAAAGTTTTTTAAATGAGTTAAAAAGCGCTTTTCCGCAGCACCAAATTTTATACCATCAGTCCAATATCGAAGGCGAAATCATCAACCGCCTACAAGAAAATGATTTTGATGCGCTGGTGATCAATCCCGGTGCATTCACCCATTATTCTTATGCCATTGCCGATTGTCTTAAAAATGTACGTACCCCAAAGGTCGAGGTTCATATCAGCCACATCTATCAGCGTGAAGAGTTCCGGCAGAAATCTGTCACCGCACCTAATACCGACGGCGTTATTTCCGGTTTCGGTTTAGAAGGGTACAGGCTGGCCATTCTCAGTCTTGATAAAAATATATGA
- the recJ gene encoding single-stranded-DNA-specific exonuclease RecJ, translated as MSQKWIYKPEPDEETVDAISSSLGFGTFESKILVLRGIDNYQKAREFFKPNLNDIHNPFLMKDMQIAVDRIATAIENGEKIMVYGDYDVDGTTAVALMYLYLSKIVDKKYLQYYIPDRNTEGYGISVEGIEYARDHHFSLIIALDCGIKALDKVAYARQFGIDFIICDHHLPGETIPEAVAVLDPKRKDCRYPYKELSGCGVGFKLCQGLNTIYKIPEAELFELTDLLAISIAADIVSMTGENRVLAKQGLKVLRKTRNLGLRMLIPEEKLATFEVSNIVFEIAPKINAAGRISHGKAAVELMVSDNLKQAHQIVNDIITLNDSRREMDMSSTTEALQQVEETAQIGNYTTIVYGAGWNKGVIGIVASRLTETYFKPTLVFTDGNNGEMVASARSVADFDVHDALESCSEFFLKFGGHPAAAGLSMEKEKFDLFRKKFEQVVAEKIQDHQKEPCLTIDSDVEIEELNKDFFNFHRKLAPFGPHNMKPILVMKNQKVAGYVKTMGKDNCHLKFYLRQESTGRNIECVGFKLGKYAEDFRQKSFDIAFTAEENHWKGNVTYYLNIRDVKFHD; from the coding sequence ATGAGTCAAAAATGGATTTACAAACCGGAGCCGGATGAAGAAACTGTTGACGCCATCAGTTCGTCCTTGGGTTTTGGAACCTTTGAATCCAAAATACTGGTTCTCCGAGGAATAGATAACTACCAGAAAGCACGCGAGTTCTTCAAACCCAACCTCAATGACATCCACAACCCCTTCTTGATGAAGGATATGCAGATTGCTGTCGACCGTATTGCCACCGCAATAGAAAATGGCGAAAAAATTATGGTTTATGGCGATTATGATGTGGACGGAACTACCGCTGTGGCGCTGATGTATCTTTACCTCAGCAAAATTGTCGATAAAAAATATCTGCAATACTACATCCCCGACCGTAATACCGAAGGCTACGGAATCTCAGTAGAGGGTATTGAATATGCCAGAGATCACCATTTCTCGCTTATCATCGCCTTAGACTGTGGCATTAAAGCCCTGGATAAAGTAGCGTATGCACGACAGTTCGGGATCGATTTTATTATTTGCGACCACCACCTTCCCGGCGAAACCATTCCCGAGGCGGTCGCTGTGCTAGATCCTAAAAGAAAAGACTGCCGTTACCCTTATAAAGAACTTTCGGGCTGTGGCGTTGGTTTCAAACTTTGCCAGGGACTCAATACCATTTACAAAATACCAGAGGCCGAACTCTTTGAACTTACCGATTTACTGGCCATATCTATCGCCGCCGATATCGTATCAATGACCGGTGAAAACAGAGTGCTGGCCAAACAAGGGTTGAAAGTGCTTCGGAAAACCAGAAATCTTGGTTTACGGATGCTGATTCCGGAGGAAAAACTGGCCACTTTTGAAGTATCGAACATCGTTTTCGAAATCGCTCCCAAAATAAATGCCGCCGGCAGAATATCTCACGGTAAAGCAGCGGTGGAACTGATGGTCTCTGATAACCTAAAGCAGGCACATCAAATCGTTAACGACATCATTACCCTGAATGACTCGCGCCGCGAAATGGATATGAGCAGCACAACCGAAGCCTTGCAACAGGTAGAGGAAACCGCACAAATCGGTAATTATACCACCATTGTGTACGGAGCTGGCTGGAACAAAGGAGTCATCGGGATTGTAGCCTCGCGCCTAACCGAAACTTACTTCAAACCCACATTGGTGTTCACAGACGGGAATAATGGTGAAATGGTGGCTTCTGCCCGTTCAGTCGCTGATTTTGATGTACATGACGCGCTTGAAAGCTGCTCGGAATTCTTTCTGAAATTTGGTGGGCATCCGGCAGCCGCAGGACTTTCCATGGAGAAAGAGAAATTCGACCTCTTCCGGAAGAAATTTGAACAGGTGGTCGCCGAAAAAATACAGGACCATCAGAAAGAACCATGTCTCACGATAGACTCGGATGTGGAGATTGAAGAACTGAATAAAGACTTCTTTAACTTTCACCGCAAACTCGCACCTTTTGGCCCGCACAACATGAAACCTATTTTGGTGATGAAAAACCAGAAGGTGGCTGGATATGTGAAGACGATGGGGAAGGATAACTGCCACCTGAAATTTTATCTGCGCCAGGAATCCACAGGCCGAAATATTGAATGTGTAGGCTTCAAGCTCGGAAAATATGCAGAAGACTTCCGGCAGAAATCATTCGATATCGCTTTCACAGCGGAGGAAAATCACTGGAAAGGCAATGTAACCTACTACCTTAACATCCGTGATGTGAAATTTCACGATTAA
- a CDS encoding YihY/virulence factor BrkB family protein — translation MNRIRFYWETFKETFKEWNDSPAGKDSASLAYYAIFSIPGLLIIIIWIAGYFFGQEAIQGQISQQIGGLMGEKVSESVEEMIAGALIDKENIFMKIVGIFSLVFGATTIFFQLQKSLNHLWDVEPAPRKALIKFLLDRANSLGMILVIGFLLMITMVLSSVISLFNNFIASQFGLETYYLMELVNFLIGFVIVSLVFAFMFKVLPDAEIAWKSVWAGAILTAILFTVGKFLLSYYFSEFKPESAFGQAGTIILIMMWINYSCMLIFFGAEFTKVYSRKKGYKIVPSKHAKWSLEKRYEEALEEKHTDPSKTSSMEKI, via the coding sequence ATGAATAGAATACGTTTTTACTGGGAAACTTTCAAGGAAACTTTTAAAGAATGGAATGATTCGCCCGCAGGCAAAGACTCCGCAAGTTTGGCTTATTACGCTATTTTCTCTATTCCCGGCTTATTGATCATCATCATCTGGATCGCTGGTTATTTTTTCGGACAGGAAGCGATACAGGGCCAAATAAGTCAACAGATTGGCGGATTGATGGGTGAAAAAGTTTCTGAAAGTGTAGAAGAGATGATTGCCGGTGCCTTGATCGATAAAGAAAATATCTTCATGAAAATCGTGGGGATCTTTTCACTGGTATTTGGTGCCACCACCATTTTCTTCCAACTACAGAAATCACTTAATCATCTATGGGACGTAGAACCTGCGCCACGCAAAGCTTTAATCAAGTTTTTACTCGACCGGGCAAACTCTTTAGGGATGATTCTGGTGATTGGTTTTCTGTTGATGATTACCATGGTTTTGTCTTCTGTCATCAGTTTATTCAATAACTTTATTGCCTCACAGTTCGGGTTAGAAACATACTATTTGATGGAACTTGTGAACTTCCTAATTGGTTTTGTAATCGTATCATTGGTTTTTGCCTTTATGTTCAAAGTATTGCCCGATGCCGAGATCGCCTGGAAATCTGTTTGGGCAGGTGCTATTCTTACAGCCATTCTTTTTACGGTTGGTAAGTTTCTGCTGAGCTACTATTTCAGCGAATTTAAGCCAGAATCTGCTTTTGGGCAGGCCGGTACCATCATATTGATCATGATGTGGATAAATTATTCCTGTATGTTGATATTCTTCGGTGCAGAATTTACGAAAGTATATTCACGGAAGAAAGGCTACAAAATTGTACCCTCAAAACACGCAAAATGGAGCTTGGAAAAAAGATATGAAGAAGCGTTGGAGGAAAAACATACAGACCCATCGAAAACATCGTCAATGGAAAAGATATAG
- a CDS encoding translocation/assembly module TamB produces MKKFLKYTAISIGSLLLLVVLLILSLQLPAVQNYVKVRLVNYLEEKIHTKVSLDRVYVGFPNSLIMENLYLQGQKVDTLLYARKFDVGLNIPKLLKNTADLTSIDLEGVNANVVRNEDGSFNFDYIIDAFATKDAEESESKPFIISLDKIKLRDIRVSFIDLQARNDIALYFKSFDTRVKDFDLQNNVYAANDITMDGLRLKLKQDLLEEVTEEVEDKVDSLSARKPMKIGLNHIKLTNFNIDYGDDNTRTAAKVIFKELSTRINQLDLENNRFGIDNLLLKGADINAKLYLPGENANSDKGSDNNSSEEQKPLALVLKKLQIEDSKVIYDNTAILPTRAGLDFNHLNFSKMNLEVRNFKMQDGTFAGTVNSAEIKENRGLDIQKFNTDFVYNDREASLKDLYLQTSRTILRDEVTLNYNSQEQLSANPGSVRISANLRNSKVGLADILMLAPSLRTSPPFNKYPNGILNISTILKGTLNDLQIRTLQLSGLDRLKVYASGTIKNAMNPEQLYYDLNVRELSSSAQTVFNLVPKNTIPANISLPSYFKIAGTAKGNTQVVNANLRLTSTLGNAAVRASVDMRRKNQERYDILANLQNLQIGQIIQNKDLRGITGQISAKGQGFDPKYAVADLKGNISSVYYNGYTYRNMLLNGKINRGAYRISLNSKDPNANLSLLASGIYRENNPTVKINGSIRKLDLHKLNFYNDQLILAGNIDGDFTSLDPDALNGYLYLQDFAISNTQDVYPLREVSLTAVSTADSNRIQLLSQVADVDLSGKFKLTQIFGSLQQTINQYYQIQKPGTKTARVDPNQYFTFNAKVKDDNLLRQFVPDLTEFEPITLTGDYDADSRRLNVNGQIPQVTYAKNNIRGGSLTINNENDALIYNVDLAEFTGESISLIKVNLNGDVKDNIITYNASTKDEKDATKFLIAGNAQQMGDLTRISLNPDGVKLNYTDWQVTPDNYLQLGNGGIFANNFGLSNGGSSILLQSERNSANSPLNVTIRDFKIETITELVRKDSLLAKGNINGTAQLRNLQNNMTFDADIDITELYVYGSPVGTLDVVASSQPGNIIRTDVGLSGYDNDVKLYGTYNTSASSFNMNLDLNRLQMQTVQGFAMGALENGEGYLSGNLKVSGSASSPNILGGVKFNDVGLGIVQLGSKFKNINDEIRFTNRGIDFNSFAIKDEEGNAIVIDGNVLTQSYREFAFNLDINADDFKVVDSEKDNDRMMYGTLAIDAALTVRGDLDLPKVAGNLSVTDITDFTFVLPQSSPALKDREGIVEFIDQDQLALQETVKADSLTNQSDIKGLDVNVNIDITKEAKISLLIDQANGDFVKLQGNAQLTGGIDPSGKTTLVGVYEVDQGAYEMSVSLLRRKFEIQKGSTITWTGEPTTANLDITAVYKTNAAPLDLLQQQLTGAAGSELNQYKQRIPFNTLLIMRGELLKPIISFDITTDEQNNAVSATVLDNTRAKLDQLRRDENEMNKQVFALLLLNRFIGENPFQSDTGLSATTLAKQSVSRILSEQLYNLAADLIEGVELNFDLESTEDYSSGERNERTDLNVGLSKTLLDDRLTVTVGNNFGLEGSARKNEQMTNIAGDITIDYRLSRDGRYTLRAYRRNDYQVALHGQVIETGVGFIITLDYDKFREIFERAKQNKEYRKQKRLQKND; encoded by the coding sequence ATGAAAAAATTTTTAAAGTATACCGCGATCTCTATTGGATCGCTTTTGCTGTTGGTTGTATTGCTTATCTTAAGTCTACAACTTCCGGCAGTGCAGAATTATGTAAAAGTAAGACTGGTAAATTACCTTGAAGAAAAAATACATACCAAGGTAAGCCTCGACCGCGTGTATGTAGGATTCCCAAACAGTTTGATTATGGAGAATCTTTACCTCCAAGGGCAGAAAGTTGATACCCTGCTTTACGCCCGCAAATTTGATGTCGGACTGAATATTCCTAAATTGCTTAAAAACACGGCGGATCTTACCTCCATTGACCTTGAGGGTGTAAATGCCAATGTCGTAAGAAATGAGGATGGGAGTTTCAATTTTGATTACATTATTGACGCTTTTGCAACTAAAGATGCCGAAGAAAGCGAGTCGAAACCCTTTATTATTTCCCTCGATAAGATAAAGCTGCGCGACATCCGGGTATCTTTCATTGATCTTCAGGCACGTAATGACATTGCACTTTACTTTAAATCATTCGATACGCGGGTAAAAGATTTTGATTTACAGAATAACGTCTACGCTGCGAATGACATCACGATGGACGGACTTCGCCTCAAACTGAAACAGGATCTGCTGGAAGAAGTGACTGAGGAAGTTGAAGATAAAGTAGATTCGCTAAGCGCCCGAAAACCTATGAAAATAGGCCTGAACCACATAAAACTCACAAACTTCAACATCGATTACGGGGATGATAATACCAGAACCGCTGCCAAGGTCATCTTTAAGGAATTAAGTACCAGGATTAACCAACTCGACCTCGAAAATAACCGTTTCGGCATCGATAATCTTTTGCTGAAAGGGGCTGACATTAACGCAAAACTCTACCTGCCGGGCGAAAACGCCAACTCCGATAAAGGCAGTGATAACAATTCTTCAGAAGAACAAAAACCTTTGGCACTGGTTCTAAAGAAATTACAGATCGAGGACAGTAAAGTCATTTACGACAATACCGCCATATTGCCTACCCGCGCAGGCCTGGACTTCAATCACCTGAATTTCAGCAAGATGAATCTTGAAGTGCGTAATTTCAAAATGCAGGACGGTACCTTTGCAGGAACAGTGAATTCAGCAGAAATTAAGGAAAACCGCGGGCTTGATATTCAGAAATTCAACACCGATTTTGTATATAACGACCGCGAGGCTTCGCTTAAGGATCTATATCTGCAGACCTCCAGAACCATACTGCGCGATGAGGTGACCTTGAATTATAATTCGCAGGAACAATTGTCAGCCAATCCCGGCTCGGTAAGGATTTCAGCCAATCTCCGGAACTCAAAAGTAGGCCTTGCGGATATTCTGATGCTGGCACCTTCGCTAAGAACATCGCCTCCGTTCAATAAATACCCGAATGGGATACTGAATATCAGCACTATATTGAAAGGTACACTGAATGACCTACAGATCCGCACGCTACAACTTTCTGGACTCGACAGGCTTAAAGTTTATGCCTCTGGGACCATCAAAAACGCGATGAATCCCGAGCAACTTTACTATGACCTGAATGTCCGTGAACTGTCTTCATCTGCGCAGACGGTGTTTAATTTGGTACCGAAAAACACCATTCCGGCCAATATTTCGCTGCCTTCTTATTTTAAAATTGCAGGGACAGCAAAAGGCAACACACAGGTGGTAAACGCGAATCTAAGACTTACCTCTACTCTCGGGAATGCGGCTGTAAGGGCTTCGGTGGATATGCGGAGAAAAAACCAGGAACGATATGATATTTTGGCCAACTTACAGAATCTGCAGATTGGCCAAATCATTCAAAATAAAGACTTACGCGGTATTACCGGTCAGATTTCAGCTAAAGGCCAAGGCTTTGATCCGAAATATGCGGTTGCTGATTTAAAGGGAAATATTTCTTCGGTATATTATAACGGCTATACCTACCGCAACATGCTGCTGAATGGCAAAATAAACCGTGGGGCGTACAGAATAAGCCTGAACTCGAAAGATCCGAACGCAAACCTGAGTCTTTTGGCATCAGGGATTTACCGAGAAAATAACCCAACTGTAAAAATCAATGGTTCGATTCGAAAACTTGATCTTCATAAACTGAATTTCTATAACGACCAACTGATCTTGGCCGGTAATATTGATGGGGATTTCACCAGCCTTGATCCTGATGCCCTGAACGGATATTTATACCTTCAGGATTTTGCCATTTCAAACACACAGGATGTTTATCCGCTGCGCGAAGTTTCTCTTACAGCGGTTTCTACAGCTGACAGCAACCGCATTCAGTTGCTTTCTCAGGTAGCGGATGTGGATCTTTCGGGGAAATTCAAGCTAACACAGATTTTTGGGTCCCTGCAGCAGACCATCAACCAATATTATCAAATCCAGAAACCGGGGACAAAAACGGCACGGGTAGATCCTAACCAGTATTTCACTTTTAATGCAAAAGTAAAAGACGACAACTTATTGCGGCAGTTTGTGCCCGATCTTACCGAATTTGAACCGATTACGCTTACAGGCGATTATGATGCCGACAGCCGCCGCCTGAATGTTAACGGACAGATCCCGCAGGTGACCTACGCAAAAAATAATATCCGTGGTGGTTCCTTAACCATCAATAATGAGAATGACGCACTCATATATAATGTAGATTTAGCTGAATTTACCGGCGAAAGCATCTCGCTGATAAAAGTAAACCTGAATGGTGATGTGAAGGACAATATCATTACTTACAATGCCTCTACTAAGGATGAAAAAGATGCCACAAAATTCCTGATTGCAGGTAACGCACAGCAAATGGGCGACCTTACCCGTATTTCACTGAATCCTGATGGGGTGAAACTAAACTATACCGACTGGCAGGTAACCCCAGATAATTATCTGCAACTGGGCAATGGTGGCATATTCGCGAACAATTTCGGCCTTTCAAATGGCGGAAGCTCCATCTTACTGCAATCTGAGCGCAATTCCGCTAACAGCCCGCTTAACGTAACAATCCGTGATTTTAAGATTGAAACCATTACAGAATTGGTGCGTAAAGATTCGCTTCTGGCCAAAGGAAATATTAATGGTACCGCGCAGCTGCGTAATTTACAGAACAATATGACCTTTGATGCGGATATTGATATAACCGAACTTTATGTGTATGGCAGCCCGGTAGGAACCTTGGATGTGGTGGCCAGCAGCCAGCCCGGCAACATCATCAGGACAGATGTAGGACTTTCCGGATATGATAATGATGTAAAACTGTACGGAACCTATAATACTTCCGCAAGTTCCTTTAATATGAACCTTGATCTTAACCGATTACAAATGCAAACCGTACAGGGATTTGCGATGGGTGCCTTAGAAAACGGCGAAGGCTATCTCTCCGGTAACCTAAAAGTTTCAGGAAGCGCCAGTTCACCGAACATACTCGGTGGCGTGAAGTTCAATGATGTAGGCCTGGGCATCGTACAGCTTGGCAGTAAATTTAAAAACATAAATGATGAAATCCGCTTTACCAACCGTGGCATCGACTTCAATAGTTTTGCAATTAAAGATGAAGAAGGTAACGCCATCGTGATTGACGGAAATGTACTTACACAATCCTACCGGGAGTTTGCGTTCAATTTAGACATCAATGCGGATGACTTTAAAGTGGTGGACTCCGAAAAAGACAACGACCGCATGATGTACGGTACATTAGCCATCGACGCGGCGCTCACCGTAAGAGGCGATCTGGATTTACCAAAAGTTGCCGGAAATCTAAGCGTAACAGATATCACCGATTTTACTTTCGTATTACCACAATCCTCCCCAGCCCTTAAAGACCGCGAAGGAATTGTAGAATTTATCGATCAAGACCAACTGGCGCTTCAGGAAACCGTAAAAGCAGATTCGCTAACCAACCAAAGCGATATTAAAGGACTTGACGTTAACGTAAATATCGATATTACTAAAGAGGCCAAAATTTCGCTCCTTATCGACCAGGCCAATGGCGATTTCGTGAAGCTTCAGGGCAACGCGCAACTTACCGGTGGTATAGATCCTTCAGGCAAAACAACTTTAGTAGGGGTGTACGAAGTAGATCAGGGCGCTTACGAAATGTCTGTAAGCTTGCTTAGAAGAAAATTCGAGATCCAAAAAGGCAGTACAATTACCTGGACAGGCGAACCTACCACCGCTAACCTTGATATTACGGCAGTATATAAAACCAACGCGGCTCCCCTTGACCTGCTTCAGCAACAACTAACCGGCGCGGCTGGCAGCGAACTGAACCAATACAAACAACGCATCCCTTTCAATACCCTGCTAATTATGAGAGGGGAGCTTTTGAAACCAATCATCAGTTTTGATATTACCACAGATGAACAGAACAATGCAGTTTCGGCTACAGTTTTAGATAATACCCGGGCTAAACTCGATCAACTAAGACGCGATGAGAATGAAATGAACAAACAGGTATTCGCTCTGCTGCTGCTGAACCGTTTCATTGGTGAAAACCCATTCCAGAGTGATACTGGCCTTTCCGCTACTACATTGGCCAAACAAAGTGTGAGCAGAATACTCTCTGAGCAGCTTTATAACCTAGCTGCCGATCTGATAGAAGGGGTTGAACTTAACTTCGACCTCGAATCTACCGAAGATTACTCCTCCGGCGAGCGTAACGAACGTACCGACCTCAATGTAGGCCTTAGCAAAACGCTGCTGGATGACCGACTTACGGTAACGGTAGGTAATAATTTCGGTCTCGAAGGTAGTGCCCGTAAAAATGAGCAGATGACCAATATTGCCGGCGACATAACCATAGATTACCGCCTGTCGCGCGACGGCCGATACACGCTGAGAGCTTACCGCCGGAATGATTATCAGGTAGCACTCCACGGACAGGTGATTGAGACCGGTGTAGGTTTCATCATCACGTTGGATTATGATAAATTCCGCGAAATCTTCGAGCGGGCCAAGCAAAATAAAGAATACAGAAAACAAAAACGCCTTCAGAAAAATGATTAA
- a CDS encoding BamA/TamA family outer membrane protein — protein MIKPNLPTYKIFAAACAVSFLNSCSNTKFLAEGQYLYTGAEINIKNDTLSRKEKSNLKSALEDQLRPKPNSSFLGLRPQLYIYNITKEPKKDKGLRHWLKYRIGEEPVLLSDVDREFNKKIIVNYSENKGFFNAKATSDTISKNRKAKVIYDVTPGARYLISAVNFPEDTTAINAEIQAVKNNTFLKAGNPFDLDVIKAERERIDEHLKNRGFYYFSPDNIVVQADSTVSREPKVELFVKLKNNTPQLSKDQFTIDKTIVFPDYNIDDVKVGKYGIPYNTDSVEVIDDLYIIDPENKFKPKIFNRALYFDRGDLYNRKDHNLSLNRLISLGTFKFVKNEFVISDSLNHKFDAYYLLTPRPFQSLRLETLGKTSSANYTGGEVNLNWTHRNFFRGAEQLKASVYGAFDVQVGGPKDANNIIRVGANAELSIPRLVAPFRFRSSSAYVPRTNMKIGYEYLSRTELYTLHNFNASFGYLWKENERKEHDLKVFDATLVAPQNVSEKYYEQINGNPAAGIAPNPFLERVIEKQLIFGPTYSYTYTNTMLPRKNTIYYKGTIDLAGTIAGLVSGADAKAGKQKEIFSVPFSQYAKMEHDFRFYRKVGDKSMIATRAIAGVGYPYGNSTTIPYVKQFYVGGSNSIRAFRARTLGPGSYNPTSQNSSFFFDQSGDIKLELNAEYRANLYKFLNAAIFADAGNVWLVNEDPERPGGKFSKDFMKEIAVGAGVGLRLDFSILILRLDLAMPLRVPYGAEEDRWTFDRIDFGNSSWRKDNLILNIAIGYPF, from the coding sequence ATGATTAAGCCAAATCTTCCTACGTATAAAATTTTTGCTGCCGCGTGTGCGGTTTCGTTTCTAAACTCTTGCAGTAATACCAAGTTTCTGGCAGAAGGGCAATACCTTTATACCGGTGCGGAAATCAATATCAAGAATGACACGCTATCCCGGAAAGAGAAATCGAACCTGAAATCTGCCCTTGAAGACCAATTGCGGCCCAAACCCAACTCCTCTTTCTTAGGATTGCGGCCACAACTCTACATTTATAACATTACGAAAGAGCCAAAAAAAGACAAAGGACTACGCCATTGGTTAAAATACCGGATTGGCGAAGAACCCGTTTTGTTAAGCGATGTTGACCGTGAGTTTAACAAAAAAATCATCGTCAACTATTCGGAAAACAAAGGTTTCTTCAATGCAAAGGCCACTTCCGACACGATTTCTAAAAACCGTAAGGCCAAGGTTATTTATGACGTCACGCCGGGTGCGAGATATCTTATCAGCGCCGTGAACTTTCCGGAAGATACCACCGCCATCAATGCGGAAATACAAGCTGTGAAAAACAACACTTTCCTGAAAGCAGGAAATCCTTTTGACCTTGACGTCATTAAAGCTGAACGCGAACGTATTGATGAACACCTGAAAAACCGTGGTTTCTATTATTTCAGTCCAGATAATATTGTGGTACAGGCAGACAGTACCGTATCGCGCGAGCCGAAGGTAGAGCTTTTTGTGAAACTGAAAAACAACACACCACAACTCTCCAAAGACCAGTTTACGATTGATAAAACCATCGTATTCCCAGATTATAATATTGATGACGTAAAAGTCGGTAAGTACGGTATCCCTTATAATACAGATTCGGTTGAAGTAATTGATGATCTTTATATCATCGATCCTGAAAATAAATTTAAACCTAAAATATTTAACCGCGCCCTGTATTTCGACCGTGGCGACCTTTACAACCGCAAAGATCATAATCTTTCCCTGAACAGACTCATCAGCCTAGGAACCTTTAAGTTCGTGAAAAACGAATTCGTCATCTCAGACTCTTTAAACCATAAATTTGACGCATATTATCTGCTGACCCCACGCCCCTTCCAGTCTTTACGTTTAGAAACCTTAGGAAAAACCAGTTCTGCAAATTATACAGGCGGAGAAGTGAACCTGAACTGGACACACCGTAATTTTTTCCGCGGTGCCGAACAATTAAAAGCCTCCGTGTATGGTGCTTTTGACGTGCAAGTGGGCGGGCCTAAAGACGCAAATAACATCATCCGTGTGGGCGCAAATGCCGAACTTTCGATCCCACGGCTTGTAGCACCGTTCCGTTTCCGGTCTTCCAGTGCTTATGTGCCGCGTACCAACATGAAAATTGGTTATGAATATCTGAGTCGTACTGAACTTTATACCCTTCACAACTTTAATGCGTCATTCGGGTACCTTTGGAAAGAAAACGAACGCAAGGAACATGATTTAAAAGTGTTTGATGCCACTCTGGTAGCACCACAAAACGTATCGGAAAAGTATTATGAACAAATAAACGGCAACCCAGCCGCGGGGATCGCGCCCAATCCTTTCCTTGAACGGGTGATTGAAAAGCAGCTGATCTTCGGCCCTACCTATAGCTATACTTACACCAATACGATGTTGCCTAGAAAGAACACCATCTATTATAAAGGAACAATTGATCTGGCGGGAACCATCGCCGGCTTGGTGAGTGGCGCCGATGCAAAGGCAGGTAAACAGAAAGAAATATTCAGTGTACCTTTTAGCCAATATGCAAAAATGGAACATGATTTCCGTTTCTACCGCAAAGTTGGTGATAAAAGCATGATCGCGACGCGTGCCATTGCAGGGGTTGGTTATCCGTATGGCAATTCTACCACCATACCTTACGTGAAACAGTTTTATGTAGGGGGTAGTAACAGCATCCGTGCCTTCCGAGCGAGAACATTAGGACCTGGAAGTTATAACCCGACTTCACAGAACAGTTCTTTTTTCTTCGATCAGTCCGGGGATATTAAATTGGAACTGAACGCTGAATATCGTGCAAATCTTTACAAATTCTTAAATGCCGCCATATTCGCGGATGCGGGTAACGTATGGCTGGTAAATGAAGACCCTGAGCGGCCAGGCGGTAAATTCTCGAAAGATTTCATGAAAGAGATTGCTGTAGGCGCTGGAGTTGGGCTTCGGCTTGATTTTTCCATACTCATTTTAAGGTTAGACCTGGCGATGCCACTAAGGGTACCTTATGGAGCTGAGGAAGACCGCTGGACATTCGATAGGATAGATTTCGGCAACAGCTCTTGGCGCAAAGATAATCTGATCCTCAATATTGCCATTGGCTATCCATTTTAA